The nucleotide window CGCGATGTGGCTCATGTAGTTCTCGAAGATATTCAGCGCGACATTGGCGACGGTCTCGACGATTTCGCCGTCATTCAAGCCGACGCCACGCGCGCGAGCGAGGTCGGCGTCGGTGAGTTCCCCGCGCTGGACAACGATGTTGCGTGCAAGTTTGAGGATGGCATCGGTTCTCGCGTCGGCCGCGCTCGCGCGAATCGCGTCCGCGATTTCAATTCGATTCAGCCCGATTTTCGCAGCCATAGCCGTGTGCGAGCTCAAGCAGTAAGCGCACAGGTTGCACTCAGCGATCACCAGCGCGAGTCGCTCGCGAGTTTTTTCGTCGAGGGCTCCGCCGCCGAGCGCTGCACCCAGACTCATAAATCCTTCAAGCGCTGCCGGCGCATTCGCCAG belongs to Candidatus Binataceae bacterium and includes:
- a CDS encoding carboxymuconolactone decarboxylase family protein yields the protein LANAPAALEGFMSLGAALGGGALDEKTRERLALVIAECNLCAYCLSSHTAMAAKIGLNRIEIADAIRASAADARTDAILKLARNIVVQRGELTDADLARARGVGLNDGEIVETVANVALNIFENYMSHIARVPIDFPQHESGKRSGQGESNGQRRKV